In Sphaeramia orbicularis chromosome 7, fSphaOr1.1, whole genome shotgun sequence, one genomic interval encodes:
- the ythdf1 gene encoding YTH domain-containing family protein 1, with protein sequence MMSATSIDPQTSKGQDASKAFPVSVQNGSLHQKDTIHDNDFEPYLTGQSNQSNSYQSMTDPYLSSYYAPSIGFPYPLNEAPWSTGGDPPIPYLTPYAPLSNGDHHFMHDTVFGQPGGLSSSIYPHRFNFFPENPAFSAWGTSGSQGQQTQSSAYGGSYSYPPSSLGGTLVPDGQTGFHSDTLSKAPGMNSLEQGMLGLKIGGDVTGSGSGVKGAGSVIGGSGSVAAAVATGNGGTPIGMPPPKPTSWAAIASKPAKLQQQKAKTKPGTPIIGGVLPPPPIKHNMDIDTWDNKGTATKVAAPLPPHHHHQQHQPLHSHAPSLIPPLQQSLQSAQSLVQQMTMQGPPPPPQSYQNHNSAPPPQTRWVAPRNRNLCYGGGSLDSSGSSNGGSIGNGGGGGMPPGSELGAESHPVLEKLRASHSYNPKEFDWNLKNGRVFIIKSYSEDDIHRSIKYSIWCSTEHGNKRLDSAYRAMNSKGPVYLLFSVNGSGHFCGVAEMRSPVDYGTSAGVWAQDKWKGKFDVNWLFVKDVPNSQLRHIRLENNDNKPVTNSRDTQEVPLEKAKQVLKIIAQYKHTTSIFDDFSHYEKKQEEEEVVKKSYEPASIQSRSRIDQDRQK encoded by the exons ATGATGTCTGCAACGAGTATCGACCCACAG ACATCCAAAggacaagatgcaagtaaag CCTTTCCAGTCTCGGTGCAGAATGGCTCACTCCACCAGAAGGATACAATCCATGACAATGACTTTGAGCCTTATCTCACTGGCCAGTCTAATCAG AGTAACAGCTATCAGTCCATGACGGACCCTTATCTGTCCAGCTACTATGCTCCCTCCATTGGCTTTCCCTACCCTCTCAATGAGGCCCCGTGGTCTACAGGAGGtgatccaccaatcccctacctgaCACCCTATGCCCCTCTCAGCAACGGAGACCATCACTTCATGCATGACACAGTTTTTGGGCAGCCCGGTGGGCTCAGCAGTAGCATCTATCCTCACAGGTTTAACTTTTTCCCAGAGAACCCGGCGTTCTCCGCCTGGGGAACCAGTGGTTCTCAGGGTCAGCAGACTCAGAGCTCAGCCTATGGGGGGAGCTACAGCTACCCACCTAGCTCTCTAGGAGGCACCCTGGTCCCTGATGGCCAGACTGGTTTCCATAGTGACACACTGAGCAAGGCGCCAGGTATGAACAGTCTAGAGCAGGGCATGCTGGGCCTAAAAATAGGTGGGGATGTGACAGGAAGTGGATCAGGAGTAAAGGGTGCAGGTTCTGTGATTGGTGGTAGTGGCAGTGTAGCTGCAGCTGTTGCTACAGGCAACGGCGGCACACCAATAGGGATGCCCCCTCCCAAACCTACATCATGGGCTGCTATTGCTAGTAAACCTGCCAAACTGCAGCAACAAAAAGCCAAGACTAAACCTGGGACACCCATCATTGGAGGAGTTCTGCCCCCTCCTCCCATCAAACACAACATGGACATCGATACATGGGATAATAAAGGGACTGCTACCAAGGTGGCCGCTcctctgcccccccaccaccaccatcaacaGCACCAGCCGCTTCATTCTCATGCTCCCAGTCTCATACCTCCCCTCCAGCAGTCCCTCCAGTCTGCCCAGTCCCTGGTGCAGCAGATGACCATGCAGggtccgcctcctcctccacagTCTTATCAGAACCACAACTCTGCTCCACCGCCGCAGACCCGCTGGGTGGCGCCACGCAATCGCAACTTGTGCTATGGTGGTGGAAGCTTGGACAGCAGCGGCTCCTCTAACGGTGGTAGTATTGGCAACGGAGGGGGAGGAGGGATGCCTCCAGGATCGGAGCTGGGAGCAGAGTCCCACCCAGTGCTGGAGAAGCTGCGAGCTTCCCACAGCTACAACCCCAAGGAGTTTGACTGGAACCTGAAGAACGGCCGTGTGTTTATCATCAAGAGCTACTCTGAGGACGACATCCACCGCTCCATCAAATACTCTATCTGGTGCAGCACGGAGCACGGCAACAAGCGCTTGGACTCAGCCTACAGAGCCATGAACTCTAAAGGGCCCGtctacttgttgttcagtgtcaaCGGCAGTGGTCACTTCTGTGGCGTGGCAGAGATGCGGTCACCAGTGGACTATGGCACCAGTGCTGGCGTTTGGGCGCAGGACAAGTGGAAGGGAAAGTTTGACGTGAACTGGTTGTTTGTTAAGGATGTGCCTAATAGCCAACTGCGCCACATTCGCCTGGAGAACAATGACAACAAGCCAGTCACCAACTCACGCGACACTCAGGAGGTTCCTCTGGAAAAGGCAAAGCAGGTGCTCAAGATTATTGCCCAGTACAAACACACCACCTCCATCTTTGATGATTTTTCCCACTACgagaagaagcaggaggaggaagaagtggTGAAAAAG AGCTATGAACCTGCCTCAATACAAAGCCGATCACGAATTGATCAG GATCGCCAGAAGTGA
- the nkain5 gene encoding sodium/potassium-transporting ATPase subunit beta-1-interacting protein 3 isoform X2, whose protein sequence is MGCCSARCMLILLCCLQLITALERQVFDFLGYQWAPIMINFFHIITVILGLFGVIQYRTRYVILYLLWMLLWVGWNVFVCCLYLDLGGLSKDSDILSLGVSSHRSWWKDNGPGCESDALLSTGWQSQKNPQLTTVLSCWLEYQYIEILHCIVQLLISLLGFVYACYIVSIFSDDDDSYYK, encoded by the exons ATGGGCTGCTGCTCGGCACGATGCATGCTCATCCTGTTGTGTTGTCTGCAGTTG ATAACGGCACTGGAGAGGCAGGTCTTTGACTTCCTGGGCTACCAGTGGGCCCCCATCATGATCAACTTCTTCCACATCATCACAGTCATCCTCGGCCTGTTTGGCGTCATCCAGTACAGAACACGCTATGTTATTCTG TACCTGCTGTGGATGCTGTTGTGGGTCGGCTGGAATGTCTTTGTTTGCTGTCTCTACTTGGATTTGGGGGGGCTTTCAAAG GACAGTGACATCCTGTCTCTGGGTGTGTCGTCCCATCGCTCCTGGTGGAAGGACAACGGGCCTGGGTGTGAGAGCGACGCCCTTCTCTCCACTGGGTGGCAGAGTCAGAAAAACCCACAGCTGACCACAGTGCTGAGCTGCTGGCTGGAATACCAATACATCGAGATCCTGCACTGCATCGTCCAGCTCCTCATTTCA CTCCTGGGATTTGTTTATGCCTGCTACATTGTCAGCATTTTCTCAGATGACGACGACAGCT ATTACAAATAA
- the nkain5 gene encoding sodium/potassium-transporting ATPase subunit beta-1-interacting protein 3 isoform X1 → MGCCSARCMLILLCCLQLITALERQVFDFLGYQWAPIMINFFHIITVILGLFGVIQYRTRYVILYLLWMLLWVGWNVFVCCLYLDLGGLSKDSDILSLGVSSHRSWWKDNGPGCESDALLSTGWQSQKNPQLTTVLSCWLEYQYIEILHCIVQLLISLLGFVYACYIVSIFSDDDDSFHFNAEFHHPSKPFQLLL, encoded by the exons ATGGGCTGCTGCTCGGCACGATGCATGCTCATCCTGTTGTGTTGTCTGCAGTTG ATAACGGCACTGGAGAGGCAGGTCTTTGACTTCCTGGGCTACCAGTGGGCCCCCATCATGATCAACTTCTTCCACATCATCACAGTCATCCTCGGCCTGTTTGGCGTCATCCAGTACAGAACACGCTATGTTATTCTG TACCTGCTGTGGATGCTGTTGTGGGTCGGCTGGAATGTCTTTGTTTGCTGTCTCTACTTGGATTTGGGGGGGCTTTCAAAG GACAGTGACATCCTGTCTCTGGGTGTGTCGTCCCATCGCTCCTGGTGGAAGGACAACGGGCCTGGGTGTGAGAGCGACGCCCTTCTCTCCACTGGGTGGCAGAGTCAGAAAAACCCACAGCTGACCACAGTGCTGAGCTGCTGGCTGGAATACCAATACATCGAGATCCTGCACTGCATCGTCCAGCTCCTCATTTCA CTCCTGGGATTTGTTTATGCCTGCTACATTGTCAGCATTTTCTCAGATGACGACGACAGCT TTCATTTCAATGCTGAATTTCATCATCCATCCAAACCCTTTCAGTTACTCCTCTAG